One window from the genome of Salvia splendens isolate huo1 chromosome 9, SspV2, whole genome shotgun sequence encodes:
- the LOC121747148 gene encoding uncharacterized protein LOC121747148, which produces MTRQQKQIALRPSSLLVTRRQPLLEAYAPQDRLTARLAEVVGGTTAECAAVCCCCPCGLVNLLVLAVCKVPAGLCRKALGRKRRRRLMKMGLRPAAAAKCTCDEKDFEIRPVLVPAPDLFESGPESMEVIELDKEMFARFYAGGFWRSSSARM; this is translated from the coding sequence ATGACGAGGCAGCAGAAGCAGATCGCTCTGCGCCCCTCGTCATTGTTGGTGACGCGGCGTCAGCCGCTCCTGGAGGCCTATGCGCCGCAGGACCGGCTGACGGCGCGTCTGGCGGAGGTCGTGGGCGGCACCACGGCAGAGTGCGCGGCCGTGTGCTGCTGCTGCCCGTGCGGCCTCGTCAACCTCCTCGTGCTCGCCGTGTGCAAGGTGCCCGCGGGGCTCTGCCGGAAGGCACTGGGGCGGAAGCGCCGGCGCAGGCTCATGAAGATGGGGCTGcggccggcggcggcggctaAGTGCACGTGCGACGAGAAGGACTTTGAGATTCGGCCCGTCCTCGTCCCAGCCCCTGACTTGTTCGAGTCAGGGCCCGAGAGCATGGAGGTGATCGAGCTCGATAAGGAGATGTTTGCTCGATTTTACGCTGGAGGATTCTGGCGGAGCTCATCCGCCAGAATGTGA
- the LOC121747731 gene encoding uncharacterized protein LOC121747731, producing MDSSMKTGLMAVFAVSGSVVFVAMQVHKHLLSKFMDKIEFEIGNSTETVAKVEPKKKVRWADDVVDSSANRRVWEKAAESNGNNDENLEALPENWQAMYREILHERHVFNY from the exons ATGGATTCTTCAATGAAAACTGGTTTAATGGCAGTTTTTGCCGTTTCCGGCAGCGTCGTTTTCGTCGCCATGCAAGTCCACAAACACCTCCTCTCCAAATTCATGGACAAAATCGAATTCGAAATCGGAAATTCCACAg agaCGGTGGCGAAAGTGGAGCCGAAGAAGAAGGTTCGATGGGCAGATGACGTGGTGGATTCGTCTGCGAATCGGAGGGTTTGGGAAAAGGCGGCGGAATCCAACGGTAATAACGATGAGAATCTGGAGGCGTTGCCGGAAAATTGGCAGGCTATGTATAGGGAGATTTTGCATGAAAGGCATGTATTTAATTACTAG
- the LOC121748087 gene encoding uncharacterized protein LOC121748087, with translation MASSIMPITALFLSLCSAAAAESIAEPPFPASFDSIAEPPFAAFDSPAPAPAYDEMPMMADDLEGYEDITEPILDQPFFPVSAESIAEPPFPASDSPAPAPAKAPESNNIIDKGAMDSRYLTAHMSAAANKVEQFVATEVEGKLKDPATVASARDCLELCKEVYESAADSMKKAVKSVSTGDFIKANFDVSAFGTDIDTCKEECSIAGFETFEKWAEDVASDCLDRIVQHTNRV, from the coding sequence ATGGCATCATCCATCATGCCCATCACGGCATTGTTTCTTTCCCtatgctccgccgccgccgccgagtCCATCGCCGAACCCCCCTTCCCCGCCTCCTTCGACTCCATCGCGGAGCCCCCCTTCGCCGCCTTCGACTCTCCTGCCCCTGCTCCCGCCTACGACGAGATGCCGATGATGGCCGACGACCTAGAGGGTTACGAAGATATCACCGAGCCCATCCTCGACCAGCCCTTCTTCCCCGTCTCCGCTGAGTCCATCGCCGAGCCCCCTTTCCCAGCCTCCGACTCTCCAGCCCCCGCTCCCGCCAAAGCCCCAGAGAGCAACAATATCATCGACAAGGGGGCGATGGACAGCCGCTACCTGACAGCGCACATGAGTGCCGCCGCAAACAAGGTGGAGCAGTTCGTGGCGACGGAGGTGGAGGGGAAGCTCAAGGACCCGGCGACGGTGGCCTCCGCGAGGGATTGCCTGGAGCTCTGCAAGGAGGTGTACGAGAGCGCGGCGGATTCTATGAAGAAGGCGGTGAAGAGCGTCTCCACCGGCGACTTCATCAAGGCCAACTTCGACGTCAGCGCTTTCGGCACCGACATCGACACCTGCAAAGAGGAATGCTCCATCGCAGGATTTGAGACGTTCGAAAAGTGGGCCGAGGACGTCGCCAGCGACTGCCTCGACAGGATCGTCCAACACACTAATCGAGTTTGA
- the LOC121747389 gene encoding uncharacterized protein LOC121747389, giving the protein MEDQRRRTMEALEQRFAQAKSEVQTQQQKSKKRPAEDKKPVSVSVESLNVDSPVIKPLSVSSSKKGKFSFPGRTFKEDTESNEPAYFNLSHAVHENLLRSGVQVSDGKATVNGILHELFQHGDSAMKYMQGSKNIKIENTILLDNFVQKNGRSSSGHMRALQHGSKRSKKHMSLKQHKSIGTFDLLKKFHNFDIFKPMHEKWKAYVQKLLKISGKEQLAQCFLNADLHGAVILVVQCKTAAYIGLHGIMVRETKETFGIVTEDNKFKVVPKKFSVFMLEADCWKITLHGDKLVSRNLVP; this is encoded by the exons ATGGAAGACCAGAGGAGGCGTACCATGGAAGCTCTAGAGCAACGCTTTGCTCAAGCGAAGTCGGAGGTTCAGACACAGCAACAGAAGAGCAAGAAAAGGCCAGCTGAAGATAAGAAACCAGTTTCTGTATCTGTTGAATCTTTGAATGTAGATTCACCGGTCATTAAGCCCCTCTCTGTATCGTCATCTAAAAAAG GCAAATTTTCTTTCCCAGGTCGTACTTTTAAAGAAG ATACAGAATCAAATGAGCCTGCCTACTTCAATCTTTCTCACGCTGTTCATGAAAACTTGCTACGAAGTGGTGTACAA GTTTCCGATGGTAAAGCCACAGTTAATGGGATTTTACATGAGCTTTTCCAACATGGTGATTCAGCTATGAAATACATGCAGGGatccaaaaatataaaaatcgaGAATACAATACTTCTTGATAATTTTGTCCAGAAAAATGGCAGGTCAAGTTCTGGTCATATGAGAGCACTACAACATGGCTCAAAACGCTCTAAAAAACATATGTCCCTAAAGCAACATAAGAGTATTGGAACATTTGATTTGCTAAAAAAGTTCCACAA CTTTGACATCTTCAAGCCTATGCATGAGAAGTGGAAAGCCTATGTGCAGAAGCTTCTTAAAATTTCCGG GAAAGAACAGTTGGCTCAGTGCTTCCTTAATGCCGACCTACATGGTGCAGTCATTTTAG ttGTTCAGTGTAAAACTGCTGCGTACATTGGGTTACACGGCATCATGGTTCGAGAAACCAAAGAAACATTTGGAATTGTTACAGAGGATAACAAATTCAAAG tTGTGCCCAAAAAGTTTTCTGTTTTTATGCTCGAAGCAGATTGCTGGAAGATTACACTACATGGAGATAAACTTGTATCCAGAAACTTGGTTCCATAA